The Candidatus Margulisiibacteriota bacterium genome contains a region encoding:
- a CDS encoding FAD-dependent thymidylate synthase, protein MKVFLAGYNLDAEVIAELKGNSPRQDVTPETLSAAYARISRDPRPINELRRAARGAVEKSRCSNQKIIFGLGHSSVAEHAVFNFDVIGVSRRAMEELEKFRLCSYTEKSQRYITLDSAYITPPEIGGARLAADFQKLQRDLLTKYSQFYEKLKVYVREKHAALAADPQNKSLLEGWAKEDARYITSLAVSAQAGLTVNARNLEKMLRRFASHHLPEIRDLGANLHALVKDIAPSIIKYPEANAYDRDTYADLSVYIQKLVNKKSLTSRKTKSCRLIDYTRNGDAKILAALTAKSANLSHKDALSAVQKMSSKQKRNIFKICVQNMQMWDVLPREYELAELTFELIVSASCFAQLKRHRLLTLLAADYEPALGLRLPPALEAAGLAGDFIRAAREAEALYARLKKENPAAADYALTNAHQRRVVCKVNLRELCHISRLREDAHAQWDIREISALMSAAAREVFPLTAAFLGGKDKYAELHGKVCG, encoded by the coding sequence ATGAAAGTTTTTTTAGCCGGTTACAATCTCGACGCCGAGGTTATTGCGGAGCTGAAAGGCAATTCTCCCCGGCAGGATGTTACACCGGAAACTCTCTCCGCGGCTTACGCGCGCATCTCCCGTGACCCGCGGCCGATCAATGAATTGCGCCGCGCCGCGCGCGGCGCGGTGGAAAAATCCCGCTGCTCCAATCAGAAAATTATTTTTGGTCTCGGCCATAGCTCGGTGGCTGAGCACGCGGTCTTTAATTTCGATGTTATCGGAGTGAGCCGCCGCGCGATGGAGGAATTGGAAAAATTCCGCCTTTGCTCCTACACAGAAAAATCCCAGCGCTACATCACTCTGGACAGCGCGTACATCACTCCGCCGGAGATCGGCGGCGCGCGTCTGGCCGCGGATTTTCAGAAATTGCAGCGGGATTTATTGACAAAATACAGCCAATTTTACGAAAAACTGAAAGTTTACGTTCGGGAAAAACACGCCGCTCTGGCCGCCGATCCTCAAAATAAAAGTTTGCTGGAAGGCTGGGCTAAAGAGGACGCGCGTTATATCACCAGTCTGGCCGTCAGCGCGCAGGCCGGTCTGACCGTCAACGCGCGCAATCTGGAAAAGATGCTGCGGCGTTTTGCCTCGCATCATTTGCCGGAAATACGTGATCTGGGCGCCAATTTACACGCGCTGGTCAAGGATATCGCGCCGTCTATTATCAAGTACCCGGAGGCCAACGCTTACGATCGTGACACTTACGCGGATTTGAGCGTGTATATACAGAAATTGGTTAATAAAAAAAGTCTTACTTCACGAAAAACTAAATCATGCCGGCTTATCGACTATACCAGGAATGGTGACGCCAAAATACTGGCCGCGCTGACCGCGAAGTCGGCAAACCTGTCTCATAAAGACGCTCTGTCCGCTGTTCAAAAAATGTCCTCAAAGCAAAAACGGAATATCTTTAAAATTTGCGTGCAAAACATGCAAATGTGGGATGTCCTGCCGCGCGAATACGAACTGGCGGAGCTTACTTTTGAGTTGATCGTTTCGGCGAGCTGTTTTGCCCAGCTCAAAAGACATCGTTTGCTTACTTTGCTGGCCGCGGATTATGAGCCGGCTCTGGGTCTGCGTCTGCCGCCGGCGCTCGAGGCTGCCGGTCTGGCCGGGGATTTTATCCGCGCCGCGCGGGAAGCGGAAGCTCTTTACGCCCGCCTCAAAAAAGAAAATCCCGCGGCGGCGGACTATGCGCTCACTAACGCGCATCAGCGCCGCGTCGTCTGCAAAGTAAATCTGCGTGAGCTGTGTCATATTTCCCGTTTGCGTGAGGACGCTCATGCTCAGTGGGATATCCGCGAAATTTCCGCGCTCATGAGCGCCGCCGCCCGCGAAGTTTTTCCCCTGACCGCCGCTTTCCTCGGCGGCAAGGATAAATACGCTGAGCTGCACGGTAAGGTTTGCGGCTAA
- a CDS encoding proline--tRNA ligase, producing MRLSKLLMPTQREDPADAEVISHKLLVRAGLIHKTAVGIFSYLPLGYRVIRKVENIIRAEMNRAGAQEILMPAVVPAELWRESGRWHKYGKELLRFKDRKDAEYCLGPTHEEVVTSIARAFVHSYKQLPLNLYQIQTKFRDELRPRFGLMRGREFIMKDAYSFHATEDSLDAEYQNMRAAYCRIFEACGLRYKIVEADSGNIGGSVSQEFMVLAENGEDALLSCSKCAYSANVEAARSIVPVTERPVLTESSIGSGVEASRSVREISTPEKRTIEEVSAFLKTPPENLIKTLVYYYKSSDREEHVVVLLRGCDQLNEVKLKNYLRADLVLPAEDSAVREITGVEPGFCGPVGLKNARVIADALIKTISSGVTGANKKDSHLLNVVPGRDFELKEIADLRQAQAGEKCPHCGAPLVAVRGIEVGHIFKLGVKYSEALQATYLDQNGVARPFIMGCYGIGVGRTAAAAVEQHFDASGIVWPPALAPYHCMVIPANAQDPAQAAAAEKIYQELLAAGVEVLLDDRAERIGVKLKDMELIGVTSRVVVGKALSAGQVEFRLRASPDNELLPVTGAAAAVLARLRA from the coding sequence ATGCGCCTTTCCAAACTATTGATGCCGACGCAGCGAGAGGATCCGGCTGACGCTGAAGTGATCAGCCACAAGCTGCTCGTGCGCGCGGGGCTGATCCACAAAACCGCGGTAGGTATTTTCAGTTATTTGCCTCTGGGCTACCGCGTGATCCGCAAAGTGGAAAATATTATCCGCGCGGAAATGAACCGTGCCGGCGCGCAGGAAATTCTAATGCCGGCAGTGGTGCCCGCCGAACTCTGGCGCGAATCCGGCCGCTGGCACAAATACGGTAAAGAATTGCTGCGTTTCAAAGATCGTAAAGACGCGGAATACTGTCTGGGGCCGACGCATGAGGAAGTCGTCACTTCGATCGCGCGCGCTTTCGTACATTCGTACAAGCAGCTGCCGCTGAATCTGTATCAGATCCAGACTAAATTTCGTGATGAGCTGCGCCCGCGTTTCGGCTTGATGCGCGGCCGCGAGTTTATTATGAAAGACGCTTATTCTTTTCATGCCACTGAGGATTCGCTCGACGCGGAATATCAAAACATGCGCGCCGCTTACTGCCGGATCTTTGAAGCCTGCGGTCTGCGCTACAAAATAGTAGAGGCAGACAGCGGCAATATCGGCGGCTCGGTCTCGCAGGAATTCATGGTCCTGGCGGAGAATGGCGAGGACGCTTTGTTGTCCTGCTCCAAATGCGCTTATTCCGCCAATGTCGAGGCCGCAAGATCGATTGTGCCGGTCACTGAGCGGCCTGTGCTGACTGAAAGCTCGATAGGGAGCGGAGTCGAAGCAAGTCGAAGTGTCCGCGAAATTTCCACGCCGGAGAAGAGGACTATCGAGGAAGTTTCCGCGTTCTTGAAAACGCCGCCGGAAAACCTGATCAAAACATTGGTTTATTATTACAAGAGCAGCGACAGGGAAGAGCACGTTGTTGTTTTGCTGCGCGGCTGCGATCAGCTCAACGAAGTGAAGCTCAAAAATTATTTGCGGGCCGATCTTGTTCTGCCGGCGGAAGACAGCGCGGTGCGTGAAATTACCGGTGTGGAGCCGGGCTTTTGCGGGCCGGTGGGCTTGAAAAACGCCAGAGTTATCGCCGATGCCCTGATCAAAACTATCTCCAGCGGCGTGACCGGCGCGAATAAAAAAGACAGCCATTTGCTCAATGTCGTGCCCGGACGTGATTTTGAGTTAAAAGAAATAGCCGATCTGCGTCAGGCGCAGGCCGGTGAAAAATGTCCGCATTGTGGCGCGCCACTGGTAGCGGTGCGCGGTATCGAGGTCGGGCATATTTTTAAGCTGGGCGTTAAATATTCCGAAGCGTTGCAGGCCACTTATTTAGACCAGAATGGCGTGGCGCGGCCTTTTATTATGGGCTGTTATGGCATCGGCGTTGGGCGCACCGCGGCCGCCGCGGTGGAGCAGCATTTTGACGCCAGCGGCATTGTCTGGCCGCCGGCCCTCGCGCCGTATCATTGTATGGTGATACCGGCCAATGCGCAGGATCCGGCGCAGGCGGCGGCTGCGGAAAAAATTTATCAGGAATTGCTGGCCGCCGGCGTGGAAGTTTTGCTGGATGACCGCGCTGAGCGCATCGGCGTCAAATTAAAAGATATGGAGTTGATCGGCGTCACCAGCCGCGTGGTGGTCGGCAAAGCTTTGAGCGCAGGTCAGGTGGAATTTCGTTTACGCGCTAGCCCGGACAATGAGCTGCTGCCCGTAACCGGCGCGGCGGCGGCGGTGTTAGCGAGACTGCGGGCATGA
- a CDS encoding WecB/TagA/CpsF family glycosyltransferase, whose amino-acid sequence MAEVLGTRVAVLPRREIEQKIAAYLKAKSEKSYFIVTLNAELCCRAARDAELQTALNSADLCLPDSIGVRWALRRQGLAAELYPGVELAEWILRQGFSVYVLGAKKEVLDRLNFPNIVGKHHGFFDTGTEKSILAEIQRLRPQVVLAALGAGKQELWLSRHKNDLKSLLIGVGGAIDVISGCKRRAPKVFRKAGLEWFYRLLREPRRIFRQLNLLRFGLAVLREKQG is encoded by the coding sequence ATGGCTGAAGTTTTAGGCACGCGCGTGGCTGTTTTGCCGCGGCGGGAAATCGAGCAAAAAATCGCGGCTTATCTAAAAGCTAAAAGTGAAAAGTCATACTTTATAGTTACGCTTAATGCCGAGCTCTGCTGCCGTGCCGCCCGGGACGCGGAGCTGCAGACCGCGCTCAATTCCGCTGACCTTTGCCTGCCGGACTCGATCGGTGTGCGCTGGGCTTTGCGTCGGCAGGGGCTGGCGGCCGAGCTTTACCCCGGTGTGGAATTGGCGGAATGGATTTTGCGGCAGGGTTTCAGCGTGTATGTGCTGGGCGCTAAAAAAGAGGTTTTAGACCGCTTAAATTTTCCCAATATAGTCGGCAAGCATCACGGTTTTTTCGATACTGGCACGGAAAAATCAATATTGGCGGAGATACAGAGGCTGCGGCCGCAGGTCGTTTTAGCGGCTCTGGGCGCCGGAAAACAGGAATTATGGCTATCCCGCCATAAAAATGACCTAAAAAGCCTTTTAATCGGCGTAGGCGGGGCTATTGACGTTATCTCGGGGTGCAAGCGGCGCGCGCCTAAAGTTTTCCGCAAAGCCGGTTTGGAATGGTTTTACCGCCTGTTAAGAGAGCCGCGGCGGATTTTCCGGCAGCTCAATTTGTTGCGTTTCGGCCTGGCTGTTTTACGAGAAAAGCAAGGTTAG
- a CDS encoding polysaccharide pyruvyl transferase family protein produces the protein MKILLAGYYGFGNLGDELLAQTARELLSVKHSVTVCRARRNFLPLLLRADCLLLAGGSLFQDVTGRGLSVLYYAALAGAAKLLRKKLFLVAQGLGPIRAPLNRWLTRAVFRRADFVSFRDRESAEFLRLPRYYLTADLLFAAKLKLKKAARRERIIVNLSKNMPRILTEFQPVYLAMQPSADQGRPGAPSDFSAARLAVGRRLHFLILAVLHGTPAVGLAYDPKVENFCRKFKLPCVALNELERLPGLVRRELRQTAAARRRLAVLVRQERRLAQKGVKILLEKLNG, from the coding sequence GTGAAGATCCTGCTGGCCGGCTATTATGGTTTTGGCAATCTCGGCGATGAGCTGCTGGCGCAAACCGCGCGCGAATTGCTGTCGGTTAAACACAGCGTGACTGTCTGCCGCGCGCGCCGGAATTTCCTGCCGCTGCTTTTGCGCGCGGACTGTTTGCTGCTAGCCGGCGGTTCATTGTTTCAGGACGTTACCGGCCGCGGTTTATCCGTACTGTATTATGCCGCGTTGGCTGGAGCGGCCAAACTTTTGCGCAAGAAACTCTTTTTGGTAGCGCAGGGTCTTGGCCCGATCCGCGCGCCGCTCAACCGCTGGCTGACCCGCGCTGTCTTCCGGCGCGCGGACTTCGTCTCTTTCCGCGACCGTGAGTCCGCGGAGTTTTTACGTCTGCCGCGATATTATTTGACCGCCGATCTTTTGTTTGCGGCAAAATTAAAGCTCAAAAAAGCCGCGCGGCGGGAACGCATAATCGTCAATCTCTCCAAAAATATGCCCCGGATTTTGACGGAATTTCAGCCGGTCTATCTGGCCATGCAGCCGTCAGCCGATCAAGGCCGGCCTGGCGCGCCGTCCGATTTTTCCGCCGCGCGTCTGGCGGTCGGCAGGCGCCTGCATTTTCTGATCCTGGCGGTTTTACACGGGACGCCGGCGGTCGGCCTCGCTTATGATCCCAAAGTGGAAAATTTCTGCCGCAAATTTAAACTGCCGTGCGTAGCCCTGAATGAATTGGAGCGGCTGCCGGGCCTTGTCCGCCGTGAGCTGCGGCAAACCGCCGCGGCGCGCAGACGCCTGGCGGTTTTAGTGAGGCAGGAGCGCCGCTTGGCGCAAAAGGGCGTGAAGATCCTGCTGGAGAAATTAAATGGCTGA